One window of Campylobacter sp. RM12651 genomic DNA carries:
- a CDS encoding transporter substrate-binding domain-containing protein codes for MKKLIILLAFVMQIFAQDLIKVGMSPGFAPFGYIKDEKIVGFDIDLVNEIAKVLDIKVEFVPMDFDALMGAVKLGKIDVIASGLSNTPARAKNVEFSDIYYTGSNCFLRLKSRTDIKDLNNLVVGVQLGSIQAAMLNEIPSAKPFLNSEISNLILALVNGKIDAVIVDKLVARGYLNTYKEIEIFKDIQEKSGTSFAFAKGNIKLRDDFNKALEIVKSQGIYEKLLEKYEM; via the coding sequence ATGAAAAAATTAATTATTTTATTAGCATTTGTAATGCAAATTTTCGCACAAGATTTAATTAAAGTTGGTATGTCGCCTGGTTTTGCTCCGTTTGGATATATAAAAGATGAAAAAATCGTTGGCTTTGATATAGATTTAGTAAATGAAATAGCTAAAGTATTGGATATTAAAGTGGAATTTGTTCCTATGGATTTTGATGCTTTAATGGGTGCTGTTAAATTAGGCAAAATTGATGTGATAGCTTCAGGACTTAGCAATACTCCTGCAAGGGCAAAGAATGTTGAGTTTAGTGATATTTATTATACTGGTTCAAATTGTTTTTTAAGATTAAAATCAAGAACTGATATTAAAGATTTAAATAATTTAGTAGTAGGAGTGCAATTAGGTTCAATTCAAGCTGCAATGCTTAATGAAATTCCTTCGGCAAAACCATTTTTAAATTCTGAAATTTCAAATCTAATCCTAGCATTAGTAAATGGCAAAATAGATGCTGTTATAGTTGATAAATTAGTAGCTAGAGGATACTTAAATACCTATAAAGAAATTGAAATATTTAAAGATATACAAGAAAAAAGTGGCACTAGCTTTGCATTTGCTAAAGGTAATATTAAATTAAGAGATGATTTTAATAAGGCTTTAGAAATTGTAAAAAGTCAAGGAATTTATGAAAAATTATTAGAAAAATATGAAATGTGA
- the pheS gene encoding phenylalanine--tRNA ligase subunit alpha produces MEDILISLDNCSSLEELEQIKVQILGKKGYLTSEFAKLKDLEGDEKKQKAEILNKLRDEFNDKFIQKQKYLKDEFIKAKAKKDAFNFAYFDERSNSGALHPVMSTMDKIIDYFLRQNFSLEEGPLIEDDFHNFEALNLPKSHPARDMQDTFYFIDKLLLRTQTSPVQIRTMKKQNPPIRMIAPGAVFRRDFDITHTPMFHQIEMLVVEDGDKISFANLKYVLEEFLRYMFGDVKVRFRPSFFPFTEPSAEVDISCVFCGGCGCRICKQTGFIEVMGCGMVHPNVFKNVGYKNVSGYAFGLGVERFAMLLHKIPDLRSLFEGDLRLLEQFK; encoded by the coding sequence TTGGAAGATATTTTAATTAGTTTAGATAATTGTTCTTCGCTTGAAGAATTAGAGCAAATAAAGGTGCAAATTCTTGGTAAAAAAGGTTATTTAACAAGTGAATTTGCTAAGTTAAAAGACTTAGAAGGTGATGAAAAAAAACAAAAAGCAGAAATTTTAAATAAATTAAGAGATGAATTTAATGATAAATTTATTCAAAAGCAAAAATATTTAAAAGATGAATTTATAAAAGCAAAAGCTAAAAAAGATGCTTTCAATTTTGCTTATTTTGATGAGCGTTCAAATTCTGGTGCTCTTCATCCTGTAATGAGCACAATGGATAAGATAATTGATTATTTTTTAAGACAAAATTTTAGTCTTGAAGAAGGTCCGTTGATTGAAGACGACTTTCATAATTTTGAAGCTTTAAATTTACCTAAATCACATCCTGCTAGAGATATGCAAGATACTTTTTATTTTATAGATAAATTACTACTTAGAACTCAAACAAGTCCGGTGCAAATAAGAACTATGAAAAAACAAAATCCACCTATTAGAATGATTGCACCTGGTGCCGTATTTAGAAGAGATTTTGATATTACACACACTCCTATGTTTCATCAAATAGAAATGCTTGTGGTTGAAGATGGGGATAAAATATCTTTTGCTAATTTAAAATATGTTTTAGAAGAATTTTTAAGATATATGTTCGGAGATGTAAAAGTTAGATTTCGTCCAAGCTTTTTCCCATTCACAGAGCCTAGTGCAGAAGTTGATATATCTTGTGTATTCTGCGGCGGTTGTGGTTGTAGAATTTGTAAGCAAACTGGCTTTATTGAAGTTATGGGTTGTGGTATGGTTCATCCAAATGTATTTAAAAATGTTGGCTATAAAAATGTTAGCGGATATGCTTTTGGTTTAGGAGTTGAGCGATTTGCAATGCTACTTCATAAAATACCTGATTTAAGGTCATTATTTGAAGGAGATTTAAGATTATTGGAGCAATTTAAATGA
- a CDS encoding ankyrin repeat domain-containing protein, whose amino-acid sequence MQLSSAELARYDELCKMALDFARNNDYNTLLNMIKAGFNVDFKDHRGNTLLMLACYNGSYECAQMLISNGASVDMKNDKGQTPLAGVCFKGYLNIVKLLVENGANIDENNGLGMTPYTFALMFGRTEIAEYLASQKSSILKKLTLKLLKLFKKV is encoded by the coding sequence ATGCAATTAAGTAGTGCCGAATTAGCAAGATACGATGAATTATGTAAAATGGCGTTGGATTTTGCAAGAAATAATGATTACAACACTCTCCTTAACATGATAAAGGCAGGATTTAATGTTGATTTTAAAGACCATCGTGGAAACACACTTTTAATGTTGGCTTGTTATAACGGCTCTTACGAATGCGCTCAAATGCTTATTAGCAATGGTGCAAGTGTTGATATGAAAAATGATAAAGGTCAAACTCCACTAGCTGGAGTTTGCTTTAAAGGTTATTTAAATATCGTAAAACTGCTAGTAGAAAACGGAGCAAATATTGATGAAAACAATGGTTTAGGAATGACTCCTTACACATTTGCTTTAATGTTTGGAAGAACTGAAATTGCTGAATATTTAGCTTCGCAAAAATCTAGTATATTAAAAAAATTAACGTTAAAACTCTTAAAACTCTTCAAAAAAGTATAA
- a CDS encoding cytochrome-c peroxidase, whose protein sequence is MKKIMLSLSLLVGLNAASLIDEAKEAGLVAIPSDKAKLEELIKQYAPDYVEYPTTKERVELGKKLYFDPRISKSGIISCNTCHNLGLGGTDGVPASTGHKWSPNPHHLNSPTVYNSVFNSSQFWDGRSGHLQDQAKGPIQSSVEMAAIPSEVVSKITSIPEYVNDFKKAYGDKKIDFDLIATSIGIFERTLITPSRFDEFLNGNEKALSKEEKQGLKLFIDKGCTACHTGINLGGTLQAFEVANKYKYANIGDFKGDSDGLIKAPTLRNIELTAPYYHNGAIWELDEAVKLMGKIQLGIEINDEESQLIITFLKSLTGKMPDITYPSLPASTSKTIKPDLEY, encoded by the coding sequence ATGAAAAAAATTATGTTATCTTTAAGTTTATTAGTAGGTTTAAATGCTGCTAGTTTAATTGATGAAGCAAAAGAAGCAGGTTTGGTTGCTATACCTAGCGATAAAGCCAAATTAGAAGAATTAATTAAACAATATGCACCTGATTATGTAGAATATCCTACCACTAAAGAAAGAGTTGAACTTGGTAAAAAACTATATTTTGACCCAAGAATTTCAAAAAGTGGAATTATATCTTGTAATACCTGTCATAATTTAGGTTTAGGTGGAACTGATGGAGTTCCAGCAAGTACAGGGCATAAATGGTCTCCTAATCCACATCATCTAAACTCTCCAACGGTTTATAATTCTGTATTTAATTCTTCGCAATTTTGGGATGGTCGTTCAGGTCATTTACAAGACCAAGCAAAAGGACCTATCCAATCATCAGTAGAAATGGCAGCTATACCAAGTGAAGTTGTGAGCAAAATTACTTCAATTCCTGAATATGTTAATGATTTTAAAAAAGCTTATGGAGATAAAAAAATTGATTTTGATTTAATTGCTACAAGTATTGGTATTTTTGAAAGAACCTTAATAACTCCATCAAGATTTGATGAATTTTTAAATGGTAATGAGAAAGCTTTAAGTAAAGAAGAAAAACAAGGATTAAAACTATTTATAGATAAAGGTTGCACTGCTTGTCATACAGGTATTAATCTTGGTGGGACACTACAAGCATTTGAAGTAGCTAATAAATATAAATATGCAAATATAGGTGATTTTAAAGGAGATAGCGATGGTTTAATTAAAGCTCCTACATTAAGAAACATTGAATTAACCGCACCTTATTATCATAATGGTGCTATTTGGGAATTAGATGAAGCTGTTAAATTAATGGGAAAAATCCAATTAGGAATAGAAATAAATGATGAAGAATCACAATTAATAATTACATTCTTAAAATCACTAACAGGTAAAATGCCTGATATTACATATCCTAGCTTACCTGCTTCAACTTCTAAAACAATCAAACCTGATTTAGAATATTAA
- a CDS encoding argininosuccinate synthase, producing the protein MKKIVLAYSGGLDTSAIIPWLKENYDCEVYALVADVGQDKNELVDVKQKAFNSGAKDCVVVDLKEDFVKNYIYPTILSGALYEGTYLLGTSMARPVIAKALVDYAISINADAIAHGATGKGNDQVRFEYTINALAPKLEVIAPWRIWNMKSREDLLDFLALKNIKTTASKEKIYSKDANAWHISTEGGVLEDTTTFNNEDCFCLSVNPKIAPNEAELVKLSIEKGVVTKVNDISLSPYEALNKLNEIGAKHGVGRIDIVENRLVGMKSRGCYETPGGTIINTALRALEQIVLDRDSLKLRAMLGLEMSYLVYDGKWFCPTRAAISAAINEFSKDLNGEIIIELYKGNCNAMSKSSPNSLYDKDFATFSEDEVYNQFDAAGFIRLFSLSAKIRALKKS; encoded by the coding sequence ATGAAAAAAATTGTTTTAGCTTATAGCGGGGGTCTTGATACTTCAGCAATTATTCCTTGGCTTAAAGAAAATTATGATTGTGAAGTGTATGCTTTAGTAGCTGATGTTGGTCAAGATAAAAATGAATTAGTAGATGTTAAACAAAAGGCATTTAATTCAGGAGCAAAAGATTGTGTGGTAGTTGATTTAAAAGAAGATTTTGTTAAAAACTATATATATCCTACAATTTTAAGCGGGGCATTATATGAAGGCACATATTTACTAGGCACTTCAATGGCAAGACCGGTAATTGCTAAGGCTTTAGTTGATTATGCAATAAGCATTAATGCTGATGCTATCGCACATGGAGCTACAGGAAAAGGTAATGATCAAGTAAGATTTGAATATACTATAAACGCACTAGCACCTAAGTTAGAAGTTATAGCTCCTTGGAGAATTTGGAATATGAAATCAAGAGAAGATTTGCTTGATTTTTTAGCATTAAAAAATATTAAAACAACAGCGAGTAAAGAAAAAATCTATAGCAAAGATGCAAACGCTTGGCATATTTCAACTGAAGGCGGGGTTTTAGAAGATACAACGACTTTTAATAATGAAGATTGTTTTTGTCTAAGTGTAAATCCAAAAATCGCTCCTAATGAAGCTGAATTAGTAAAATTAAGCATTGAAAAAGGTGTGGTTACAAAGGTAAATGATATTAGTCTAAGTCCTTATGAAGCTTTAAATAAGCTTAATGAAATAGGGGCAAAACACGGAGTTGGTAGGATTGATATTGTAGAAAATAGGCTTGTAGGAATGAAATCAAGGGGATGTTATGAAACACCTGGCGGAACAATTATAAATACTGCTTTAAGAGCGTTAGAGCAAATCGTTCTTGATAGAGATAGCTTAAAATTAAGAGCTATGTTAGGACTTGAAATGAGCTATTTAGTGTATGATGGTAAGTGGTTTTGCCCTACAAGAGCTGCTATTAGTGCTGCGATTAATGAATTTAGCAAAGATTTAAATGGAGAAATAATTATAGAATTATATAAAGGCAATTGCAATGCAATGAGTAAAAGCTCTCCTAATAGTCTTTATGATAAAGATTTTGCAACTTTTAGTGAAGATGAAGTTTATAATCAATTTGATGCAGCAGGATTTATAAGACTATTTAGCTTAAGTGCAAAAATTAGAGCACTAAAAAAATCTTAA
- a CDS encoding histidine triad nucleotide-binding protein: protein MSDLNVFERIVIGELPSSKVLENDEFLAFHDIDPKAPVHILIIPKKRFVSFQEVDGATMAKMTDFIHEVAKLLGLDKSGYKLLTNVGADAGQEVFHLHFHMLGGLKLFIPKVEENKEALF, encoded by the coding sequence ATGAGCGATTTAAATGTTTTTGAAAGAATTGTAATAGGCGAACTCCCATCTAGTAAAGTTTTAGAAAATGATGAATTTTTAGCATTTCACGATATAGATCCAAAAGCTCCTGTTCATATATTAATAATTCCTAAAAAAAGATTTGTAAGTTTTCAAGAAGTTGACGGTGCTACAATGGCAAAAATGACAGATTTTATTCACGAAGTTGCAAAATTATTAGGACTTGATAAAAGCGGATATAAATTACTTACTAATGTAGGTGCTGATGCAGGACAAGAAGTGTTTCATTTACATTTTCATATGCTAGGTGGATTAAAACTATTTATCCCAAAAGTTGAAGAAAATAAAGAAGCATTATTTTAA
- a CDS encoding catalase — protein MKQLTTDFGNPIGSNQNSLSAGAMGPLLMQDYQLIEKLAHQNRERIPERAVHAKGSGAYGELRITQDISKYTKAKVFAKGEVTPLFLRFSTVAGEAGAADAERDVRGFAIKFYTKEGIWDLVGNNTPTFFLRDAYKFPDFIHTQKRDPRTHLRSNNAAWDFWTLTPEALHQVTILMSDRGIPASYRHMNGYGSHTYSFINDKNERFWVKFHFKTKQGIKCLTNEEAEKIIAKDRESHQRDLYENIEKGNFPVWSVKVQILAENEVEKLGFNPFDLTKVWPHSIVPLIEVGEMILNRNPQNYFNEVEQAAFSPSNIVPGISFSPDKMLQARIFSYPDAQRYRIGANYHQLPVNRARNEVSTYNVAGAMNFGIGDNLSNGAYYEPNTLGGASENAKYLEPDLAIGNSAARYAPLDNDFYTQPRNLFNILPADEKERLYKNLAASFDGVKDEIIAKALAHFEKISPEYANGVRKALGK, from the coding sequence ATGAAACAATTAACAACGGATTTTGGTAACCCAATAGGTTCAAATCAAAACTCACTTAGTGCAGGTGCAATGGGACCGCTTTTAATGCAAGATTATCAATTGATTGAAAAACTTGCTCATCAAAATAGAGAAAGAATTCCAGAGCGTGCAGTTCATGCAAAAGGAAGTGGAGCTTATGGAGAATTAAGAATAACACAAGATATTAGCAAATATACAAAAGCAAAAGTTTTTGCTAAGGGTGAAGTTACTCCACTTTTCTTACGCTTTTCAACAGTTGCAGGTGAAGCAGGTGCAGCTGATGCTGAAAGAGATGTTCGTGGTTTTGCGATTAAGTTTTACACAAAAGAAGGTATTTGGGATTTAGTAGGTAATAATACTCCTACATTTTTCTTAAGAGATGCTTACAAATTCCCTGATTTTATTCATACTCAAAAAAGAGACCCAAGAACTCATTTAAGAAGTAATAATGCGGCGTGGGATTTTTGGACTTTAACTCCTGAAGCACTACATCAAGTAACAATTCTTATGAGTGATAGAGGAATTCCTGCATCATATCGTCATATGAATGGATATGGTTCTCATACTTATTCATTTATTAATGATAAAAATGAAAGATTTTGGGTTAAATTTCACTTTAAAACCAAACAAGGAATTAAGTGCTTAACAAATGAAGAAGCAGAAAAAATCATAGCAAAAGATAGAGAATCTCATCAAAGAGATTTATACGAGAATATTGAAAAAGGAAATTTCCCTGTTTGGAGCGTAAAAGTTCAAATCCTTGCAGAAAACGAAGTTGAAAAACTTGGATTTAATCCATTTGATTTAACAAAAGTATGGCCTCATAGCATTGTTCCGTTAATTGAAGTTGGAGAAATGATATTAAATCGCAATCCACAAAATTACTTTAATGAAGTAGAGCAAGCTGCATTTAGCCCAAGCAATATTGTTCCAGGTATAAGCTTTAGTCCTGATAAAATGCTTCAAGCTAGAATTTTTAGCTATCCTGACGCACAAAGATACAGAATTGGTGCAAACTATCATCAATTACCTGTAAATAGAGCTAGAAATGAAGTTAGCACATATAATGTTGCAGGTGCTATGAATTTTGGTATAGGTGATAATTTATCTAATGGTGCTTATTATGAGCCAAATACTTTAGGTGGTGCAAGTGAAAATGCTAAATATCTTGAGCCTGATTTGGCAATAGGTAATAGTGCAGCTAGATATGCTCCGCTTGATAATGATTTTTATACACAACCAAGAAATCTATTTAATATCTTACCTGCTGATGAAAAAGAAAGACTATATAAAAATCTAGCAGCAAGTTTTGATGGTGTAAAAGATGAAATCATTGCAAAAGCTCTAGCACATTTTGAAAAAATTAGCCCTGAATATGCAAATGGCGTAAGAAAAGCTTTAGGAAAATAA
- a CDS encoding transporter substrate-binding domain-containing protein: MKKLFLGFALVAQIFAQDILKVGTSPGYAPFEYMKDGKIVGFDMDLVEEIAKILDIKVEFVAIEFDGLINALKAGKIDVIASGMNETPQRAKSVDFSNSYYNGVNYYVKLKENTNINSLEDLSKGAKLGAQLGTLQADEVSKIKGVKPYLNSELIVFVLATVNKKIDGFVLDAAVAKGYINTYPELSVFAKTPILGDGVSFAFAKGNTKLKDDFNNALKILKDNGTYVKLLQKYDLDN; encoded by the coding sequence ATGAAAAAGTTATTTTTAGGTTTTGCACTAGTTGCACAAATTTTTGCTCAAGATATTTTAAAAGTAGGAACATCTCCAGGTTATGCACCATTTGAATATATGAAAGATGGTAAAATTGTTGGATTTGATATGGATTTAGTGGAAGAAATAGCAAAAATACTAGATATTAAAGTTGAATTTGTTGCTATTGAATTTGATGGTTTAATCAATGCTTTAAAAGCAGGGAAAATTGATGTTATAGCTTCTGGAATGAACGAAACCCCACAAAGAGCAAAAAGTGTTGATTTTTCTAATTCATATTATAACGGGGTAAATTATTATGTTAAATTAAAAGAAAATACTAATATAAATTCTTTAGAAGATTTATCAAAAGGGGCTAAATTAGGAGCTCAATTAGGCACTTTACAAGCTGATGAAGTTAGTAAAATTAAAGGCGTAAAACCATATTTAAATTCTGAATTAATAGTTTTTGTTTTAGCAACGGTTAATAAAAAAATAGATGGTTTTGTATTAGACGCTGCTGTGGCTAAAGGCTATATTAATACTTATCCTGAACTTAGCGTATTTGCTAAAACACCAATTTTAGGTGATGGAGTGAGTTTTGCATTTGCCAAAGGTAATACAAAATTAAAAGATGATTTTAATAATGCCTTAAAAATTCTAAAAGACAACGGAACTTATGTAAAATTATTACAAAAATACGATTTAGATAATTAA
- a CDS encoding ABC transporter substrate-binding protein: protein MKKFIILLAFVMQIFAQDLIKVGIDPAYAPFGYMKDGKAYGFDIDLVNEMAKILDIKVEFVPMDFDGLISGLKLKKIDMIASGLRNTPERAKSVEFSDFYYISSNYFLKQSSRTDINEINGLTIGAQLGSIQADILARFKDVKPFLNADTSNLILALVGGKIDSVLVDKTVAKGYLRNYKNLVVFKKTEEKTDGLSFAFAKGNTKLRDEFNRALKIIKDSGIYDNLIKKYDME, encoded by the coding sequence ATGAAAAAATTTATTATTTTATTAGCATTTGTAATGCAAATTTTCGCACAAGATTTGATTAAAGTTGGAATTGACCCAGCATATGCACCATTTGGATATATGAAAGATGGTAAAGCATATGGATTTGATATAGATTTAGTAAATGAAATGGCTAAGATATTGGATATTAAAGTGGAATTTGTTCCTATGGATTTTGATGGTTTAATAAGTGGTTTAAAACTTAAAAAAATTGATATGATAGCTTCAGGACTTAGAAATACACCAGAAAGAGCTAAGAGCGTTGAGTTTAGTGATTTTTACTATATAAGTAGTAATTATTTTTTAAAACAATCTTCAAGAACTGATATTAATGAAATTAATGGACTTACTATAGGAGCACAATTAGGCTCAATTCAAGCTGATATATTAGCTAGATTTAAAGATGTAAAACCATTTTTAAATGCTGATACTTCAAATTTAATTTTAGCATTAGTTGGTGGCAAAATTGATTCTGTTTTAGTAGATAAAACTGTAGCCAAAGGATATTTAAGAAATTATAAAAATTTAGTTGTATTTAAGAAAACTGAAGAAAAAACTGATGGTCTTAGTTTTGCTTTTGCTAAAGGAAATACAAAGTTAAGAGATGAATTTAATAGGGCACTTAAAATTATAAAAGATAGTGGAATTTATGATAATTTAATAAAAAAATATGATATGGAATAA
- the pheT gene encoding phenylalanine--tRNA ligase subunit beta, with amino-acid sequence MIISKNWLNEFIDLKNISTDELVKTLNSIGLEVDGVTTIIAPKKVVVAKVMSKEKHPDAEKLSICQVDVGNEVLQIVCGAKNVEAGQFVAVSLEGAQIGDITIKKAKLRGVESNGMICSSTELGFAKINDGIMVLDSSIGELTLGKELCEYPLFNDELIEIELTPNRGDCLSINGIARDLSAALDINLKEKKPFKDIDNAEGIRRILNVHFSDGIDGNLNIKAIELLNNIENTLKVKLRLASIEELKDNAIENLLSYTTHASGVLFNAVDLSKLCNECEQISLDVKTKENKEFVIKYKDKELAIAGITQNEEFKIDKDSKKIIIIANYVNPKIIANTHKNYKNTDIYRSFRGSEPELNIGIDYLFNLLQLNKNIKIYGSSCQNTPSKEKISINCNISELENMIGQSCEKNDVVKILKRLGFELSIAEDNLYLKVPFYRHDINNSADICEEIVRMIGIDNIKPKPLDFYELNRTNNTYLKYKKSLELRNRALMCGYFESIGYVFDSKEFLEKLNLKYIKNEIINPITNEMNTLRSSIISTLLKQASFNFNNSRKSVKLFEIGSVFDENGQENKKFALISSGLSENANLKNHAKPKNVDFFTFLNELKTILKDFQLKSSDYHLFSEFERADIYKNNQKIGVVGRLDLHLENELELPVTYLCEIDFNALEYDFIQAKAYSKFQGTTRDLSILVPKNYDYSVIKSTINKLNIKNLKDFKIVDLYQDESLKNYESLSISFSFVDDEKVLKNDDINNEMNEIISELDKIGLKLR; translated from the coding sequence ATGATAATTAGTAAGAATTGGTTAAATGAATTTATAGACTTAAAAAATATTAGCACAGATGAATTAGTAAAAACTTTAAATAGCATAGGTTTAGAAGTTGATGGAGTAACTACAATTATAGCTCCTAAAAAAGTTGTAGTTGCAAAAGTAATGAGTAAAGAAAAGCACCCTGATGCTGAAAAATTAAGCATTTGCCAAGTAGATGTTGGTAATGAAGTTTTACAAATCGTATGTGGAGCTAAAAATGTTGAAGCAGGGCAATTTGTAGCAGTTAGTTTAGAAGGTGCACAAATTGGTGATATTACTATTAAAAAAGCTAAATTGCGTGGGGTTGAGAGCAATGGAATGATATGCTCATCAACTGAACTTGGATTTGCTAAAATAAATGATGGCATTATGGTTTTAGATAGTAGTATAGGCGAACTTACTTTAGGTAAAGAATTATGCGAATATCCTTTATTTAATGATGAATTAATTGAAATTGAGCTAACTCCTAATCGTGGGGATTGCTTAAGTATTAATGGTATAGCAAGAGATTTAAGTGCAGCATTAGATATTAATTTAAAAGAAAAGAAACCTTTTAAAGATATTGATAATGCAGAAGGTATTAGAAGAATTTTAAATGTTCATTTTAGTGATGGAATTGATGGTAATTTAAATATAAAAGCAATAGAATTATTAAATAATATTGAAAATACTTTAAAGGTTAAATTAAGATTAGCTAGTATTGAAGAATTAAAAGATAATGCTATAGAAAACTTATTATCTTATACAACACATGCAAGCGGGGTATTATTTAATGCAGTTGATTTAAGCAAATTATGTAATGAATGCGAGCAAATAAGTTTAGATGTAAAAACCAAAGAAAACAAAGAATTTGTTATTAAGTATAAAGATAAAGAATTAGCAATTGCTGGAATTACACAAAATGAAGAATTTAAAATAGATAAAGATAGTAAAAAAATAATCATAATTGCAAATTATGTAAATCCTAAAATAATCGCAAATACCCATAAAAATTATAAAAATACAGATATTTATAGAAGTTTTAGGGGTAGCGAACCAGAGCTTAATATAGGAATTGATTATTTATTTAATTTATTACAACTTAATAAAAACATTAAAATTTATGGTAGTTCTTGTCAAAATACCCCAAGCAAAGAAAAAATATCAATTAATTGTAATATTAGTGAGCTTGAAAATATGATAGGTCAGTCTTGCGAAAAAAATGATGTTGTGAAAATTTTAAAAAGATTAGGGTTTGAATTAAGTATTGCTGAAGATAATCTATATTTAAAAGTTCCATTTTATAGACATGATATTAATAATTCTGCTGATATTTGTGAAGAAATAGTAAGAATGATTGGCATTGATAATATTAAGCCTAAACCACTTGATTTTTATGAATTAAACAGAACAAACAACACTTATTTAAAATATAAAAAATCTCTTGAATTAAGAAATAGAGCTTTAATGTGTGGATATTTTGAAAGTATTGGCTATGTTTTTGATAGCAAAGAATTTTTAGAAAAATTAAATTTAAAATATATCAAAAATGAAATTATAAACCCAATCACAAATGAAATGAATACGCTAAGAAGCTCTATCATTAGCACACTTTTAAAACAAGCTAGTTTTAATTTTAATAATTCAAGAAAATCAGTAAAATTATTTGAAATTGGTAGTGTATTTGATGAAAACGGACAAGAAAATAAAAAATTTGCTTTAATTAGCTCTGGCTTAAGTGAAAATGCAAATTTAAAAAATCATGCAAAACCTAAAAATGTTGATTTTTTCACATTCTTAAATGAATTAAAAACAATATTAAAGGATTTTCAATTAAAATCTAGTGATTATCATTTATTTAGCGAATTTGAAAGAGCTGATATTTATAAAAACAATCAAAAAATAGGGGTAGTTGGAAGATTAGATTTACATTTAGAAAATGAATTAGAATTACCGGTTACTTATTTATGCGAAATTGATTTTAATGCTTTAGAGTATGATTTTATACAAGCAAAAGCTTATTCAAAATTCCAAGGAACAACTAGAGATTTAAGTATTTTAGTGCCTAAAAATTATGATTATTCAGTTATAAAATCAACTATAAATAAATTAAACATTAAGAATTTAAAAGATTTTAAAATCGTAGATTTATATCAAGATGAAAGCTTAAAAAATTATGAAAGTTTAAGTATAAGTTTTTCATTTGTTGATGATGAAAAAGTATTAAAAAATGATGATATAAATAATGAAATGAATGAAATTATTAGTGAATTAGATAAAATAGGATTAAAATTAAGATGA